A part of Gambusia affinis linkage group LG21, SWU_Gaff_1.0, whole genome shotgun sequence genomic DNA contains:
- the si:ch211-217a12.1 gene encoding alanine aminotransferase 2-like, with protein sequence MSQQAVNGVSCRGKVLTVENMNPNVKRVEYAVRGPIVQRAVQIEKELREGVKKPFTEVIKANIGDAQAMGQRPITFFRQVLALCSYPELLEDNKFPEDAKKRARRILDACGGHSIGAYSASQGIECIRQDVARYIERRDGGVLSNPDNIFLSTGASDAIVTILKLLVCGEGRDRTGVMISIPQYPLYSAALADLAAVQINYYLDEDNCWSLNVAELKRALNEAKQHCKPRVLCIINPGNPTGQVQSRQCIEDVIRFAKEEHLFLMADEVYQDNVYAEGCKFHSFKKVLFEMGPEYSSTVEMASFHSTSKCYMGECGFRGGYMEVINMDPEVKAQLTKLVSVRLCPPVPGQALLDLVVNPPQPDEPSYTSFAKERTAVLATLADKARLTEEIFNTVPGITCNPVQGAMYTFPRITLPQKAIDKAKAEGKVPDMFYCMKLLEEEGICLVPGSGFGQKDGTFHFRMTILPPTEKLKVVLQKIRDFHLRFTNEFS encoded by the exons ATGTCCCAGCAGGCAGTGAACGGGGTGTCGTGTCGGGGGAAGGTGCTGACGGTGGAGAACATGAACCCCAACGTGAAGCGGGTGGAGTACGCGGTCCGCGGCCCCATCGTCCAGCGGGCGGTGCAGATAGAGAAGGAGCTCCGAGAG ggTGTGAAGAAACCTTTCACAGAAGTCATCAAGGCTAACATAGGCGATGCCCAGGCTATGGGTCAGAGACCAATCACATTTTTCAGACAG GTGTTGGCTCTTTGTTCTTACCCGGAACTTTTGGAAGACAACAAGTTTCCAGAGGACGCCAAGAAGAGAGCTCGGCGTATTCTGGACGCCTGCGGGGGTCACAGCATAG GGGCCTACAGTGCCAGCCAGGGAATCGAGTGCATTCGGCAGGATGTGGCACGTTACATCGAGAGGAGAGACGGCGGCGTCCTGTCCAATCCCGACAACATCTTCCTCTCCACCGGGGCCAGCGATGCTATTGTG ACCAttctgaagctgctggtgtGCGGCGAGGGTCGAGACCGCACCGGGGTGATGATCTCAATCCCTCAGTACCCTCTGTACTCGGCCGCCCTGGCCGACCTGGCCGCCGTGCAGATCAACTACTATCTGGACGAGGACAACTGTTGGAGTCTGAACGTGGCAGAGCTCAAGAGAGCGCTAAATGAAGCCAAGCAGCACTGCAAGCCCCGCGTGCTCTGCATCATCAACCCCGGGAACCCCACAG gtcAAGTGCAGAGCAGACAGTGTATCGAGGATGTGATCCGATTCGCTAAAGAGGAGCATCTCTTCCTCATGGCCGATgag GTCTACCAGGATAACGTGTACGCTGAGGGCTGCAAGTTTCACTCCTTCAAGAAGGTTCTGTTTGAGATGGGACCGGAGTATTCCAGCACCGTGGAGATGGCCTCCTTCCACTCCACCTCTAAGTGCTACATGGGAGA GTGTGGGTTCCGTGGCGGCTACATGGAGGTGATCAACATGGACCCGGAGGTGAAGGCCCAGCTCACAAAACTGGTGTCGGTGCGTCTGTGCCCCCCTGTTCCCGGACAGGCCCTCCTGGACCTGGTGGTGAACCCCCCGCAGCCCGACGAACCGTCCTACACTTCGTTTGcgaag GAACGGACAGCAGTGCTGGCCACGCTGGCAGATAAGGCCAGGCTGACAGAGGAGATCTTCAACACAGTACCAGGGATCACCTGCAATCCGGTGCAGGGCGCCATGTACACCTTCCCCCGCATCACTCTCCCACAGAAAGCCATCGACAAGGCCAAG GCGGAAGGCAAAGTCCCAGACATGTTTTACTGTatgaagctgctggaggaggagggaatCTGCTTGGTACCAGGAAGTGGCTTCGGTCAGAAAGATGGAACCTTCCACTTCAG GATGACCATCTTGCCTCCTACAGAGAAGCTGAAGGTGGTGCTGCAGAAGATCCGTGACTTCCACTTGCGATTTACCAACGAGTTTTCCTAA
- the pdia4 gene encoding protein disulfide-isomerase A4 isoform X2: MRKVALLLIVLLGVAHFATVCRCEEEENKAEAADEDSDDEEEEDDNDEDDAEVKDENGVLVLTNSNFDTFIEGKDTVLVEFYAPWCGHCKQFAPEYEKIAQTLKENDPPIPVVKVDATKADAVASRFDVSGYPTIKILKNGEPVDYDGERTEKAIVARVIEVSQPGWKPPPEATLVLTKDNFDETVDNADIILVEFYAPWCGHCKRLAPEYEKAAKELSQRSPPIPLAKVDATVETELASRFGVTGYPTLKIFRKGKAFEYNGPREKYGIVDFMSEQAGPPSKQIQAAKQVQELVKDGDDAVIVGIFSSEQDAAYEIYIEACNALREDFTFRHSFSSEVAKLLKASAGQIVIIQPEKFNSKYEPASHKLTVKESMSVSEVQEFFKKHSIPLVGHRKPSNDAKRYAKRPLVVVYYGIDFSFDYRIATQFWRSKVLDVAKDFPEYMFAIADEEDYAEELKSLGLSESGEEVNVGILADGGKKFAMEPEEFDSEVLREFVVAFKKGKLQPIIKSQPVPKNNKGPVKVVVGKTFDEIVMDTQKDVLIEFYAPWCGHCKKLEPEYVALGKKYKSEKNLVIAKMDATANDVPNDRYKVEGFPTIYFAPSGSKQSPVKFEGGDRTVEALGKFVEQHATKLLKRDEL; this comes from the exons ATGAGGAAGGTTGCTCTGCTGCTAATTGTGCTCCTCGGCGTTGCACACTTTGCGACTGTCTGCAGGTGTGAAGAAG aagaaaacaaagccGAGGCAGCTGAtgaggacagtgatgatgaggaagaggaggatgacaACGACGAGGATGACGCGGAGGTGAAAGACGAGAACGGAGTCCTGGTTCTCACCAACAGCAACTTTGACACTTTTATCGAGGGAAAAGACACGGTTCTGGTCGAGTTTTATGCACCATG GTGTGGCCACTGTAAGCAGTTCGCCCCAGAGTATGAGAAAATCGCTCAGACTCTGAAGGAGAACGACCCTCCGATTCCTGTTGTCAAAGTGGACGCCACGAAAGCCGACGCGGTGGCGAGCCGCTTCGACGTGTCGGGATATCCCACCATCAAGATCCTGAAAAACGGCGAGCCCGTCGACTACGATGGCGAGAGGACCGAGAAGG CCATCGTGGCGCGGGTGATAGAGGTGTCTCAGCCGGGCTGGAAGCCGCCTCCTGAGGCCACGCTGGTCCTGACCAAAGACAACTTTGACGAAACGGTCGATAACGCAGATATCATCCTGGTGGAGTTCTACGCTCCATG GTGTGGGCATTGCAAGCGTCTGGCTCCGGAGTACGAGAAGGCTGCAAAGGAGCTGAGTCAGCGTTCCCCTCCCATCCCGCTGGCCAAGGTCGACGCCACCGTGGAGACGGAGCTGGCCTCGCGCTTTGGGGTCACCGGTTACCCAACGCTGAAGATCTTCAGGAAGGGCAAAGCGTTTGAGTACAACGGACCCAGGGAGAAGTACG GCATTGTCGACTTCATGAGTGAGCAGGCAGGACCCCCTTCTAAGCAGATACAGGCAGCAAAGCAAGTGCAGGAGCTTGTCAAAGATGGTGACGACGCAGTCATCGTTGGCATTTTCTCCAGCGAACAGGATGCAGCCTATGAGATCTACATCGAAGCCT GTAACGCTCTGAGGGAGGACTTCACCTTCCGTCACTCCTTCAGCTCCGAAGTGGCCAAGCTGCTGAAAGCGTCTGCTGGTCAAATTGTCATTATTCAGCCCGAAAAGTTCAACTCAAAGTATGAACCAGCCTCTCACAAGCTTACAGTCAAG GAGTCGATGTCGGTGTCTGAAGTCCAGGAGTTCTTCAAGAAACACTCCATTCCCCTGGTGGGTCACAGGAAACCCAGCAACGATGCCAAGCGCTACGCAAAGAGACCCCTGGTGGTCGTATATTACGGCATCGACTTCAGCTTCGACTACAGGATAG ccACGCAGTTCTGGAGGTCCAAGGTGCTGGATGTCGCCAAAGACTTTCCGGAGTACATGTTCGCCATCGCCGATGAGGAAGATTACGCCGAGGAGCTGAAGAGCCTGGGCCTGAGCGAGAGCGGCGAGGAAGTGAACGTTGGGATTTTGGCGGACGGAGGAAAGAAGTTCGCCATGGAGCCGGAGGAGTTTGACTCGGAGGTGCTGAGAGAATTTGTCGTTGCTTTTAAGAAAG GAAAGCTGCAACCCATCATCAAATCCCAACCAGTGCCAAAGAACAACAAGGGACCAGTTAAGGTCGTGGTGGGAAAGACCTTCGACGAAATCGTCATGGATACCCAAAAGGACGTCCTGATTGAGTTTTACGCTCCCTGGTGCGGCCACTGTAAGAAGCTGGAGCCTGAGTATGTGGCGCTTGGCAAAAAGTACAAATCCGAGAAGAACCTGGTGATCGCCAAGATGGACGCCACCGCCAACGACGTGCCGAACGACAGGTACAAAGTGGAAGGCTTCCCCACGATATATTTTGCCCCCAGTGGCAGCAAGCAGAGCCCGGTTAAATTTGAAGGTGGAGACAGAACAGTAGAGGCGCTCGGTAAGTTTGTAGAGCAGCACGCCACAAAGCTCCTAAAGAGAGACGAACTTTGA
- the pdia4 gene encoding protein disulfide-isomerase A4 isoform X1: protein MRKVALLLIVLLGVAHFATVCRCEEDAEENKAEAADEDSDDEEEEDDNDEDDAEVKDENGVLVLTNSNFDTFIEGKDTVLVEFYAPWCGHCKQFAPEYEKIAQTLKENDPPIPVVKVDATKADAVASRFDVSGYPTIKILKNGEPVDYDGERTEKAIVARVIEVSQPGWKPPPEATLVLTKDNFDETVDNADIILVEFYAPWCGHCKRLAPEYEKAAKELSQRSPPIPLAKVDATVETELASRFGVTGYPTLKIFRKGKAFEYNGPREKYGIVDFMSEQAGPPSKQIQAAKQVQELVKDGDDAVIVGIFSSEQDAAYEIYIEACNALREDFTFRHSFSSEVAKLLKASAGQIVIIQPEKFNSKYEPASHKLTVKESMSVSEVQEFFKKHSIPLVGHRKPSNDAKRYAKRPLVVVYYGIDFSFDYRIATQFWRSKVLDVAKDFPEYMFAIADEEDYAEELKSLGLSESGEEVNVGILADGGKKFAMEPEEFDSEVLREFVVAFKKGKLQPIIKSQPVPKNNKGPVKVVVGKTFDEIVMDTQKDVLIEFYAPWCGHCKKLEPEYVALGKKYKSEKNLVIAKMDATANDVPNDRYKVEGFPTIYFAPSGSKQSPVKFEGGDRTVEALGKFVEQHATKLLKRDEL from the exons ATGAGGAAGGTTGCTCTGCTGCTAATTGTGCTCCTCGGCGTTGCACACTTTGCGACTGTCTGCAGGTGTGAAGAAG atgcagaagaaaacaaagccGAGGCAGCTGAtgaggacagtgatgatgaggaagaggaggatgacaACGACGAGGATGACGCGGAGGTGAAAGACGAGAACGGAGTCCTGGTTCTCACCAACAGCAACTTTGACACTTTTATCGAGGGAAAAGACACGGTTCTGGTCGAGTTTTATGCACCATG GTGTGGCCACTGTAAGCAGTTCGCCCCAGAGTATGAGAAAATCGCTCAGACTCTGAAGGAGAACGACCCTCCGATTCCTGTTGTCAAAGTGGACGCCACGAAAGCCGACGCGGTGGCGAGCCGCTTCGACGTGTCGGGATATCCCACCATCAAGATCCTGAAAAACGGCGAGCCCGTCGACTACGATGGCGAGAGGACCGAGAAGG CCATCGTGGCGCGGGTGATAGAGGTGTCTCAGCCGGGCTGGAAGCCGCCTCCTGAGGCCACGCTGGTCCTGACCAAAGACAACTTTGACGAAACGGTCGATAACGCAGATATCATCCTGGTGGAGTTCTACGCTCCATG GTGTGGGCATTGCAAGCGTCTGGCTCCGGAGTACGAGAAGGCTGCAAAGGAGCTGAGTCAGCGTTCCCCTCCCATCCCGCTGGCCAAGGTCGACGCCACCGTGGAGACGGAGCTGGCCTCGCGCTTTGGGGTCACCGGTTACCCAACGCTGAAGATCTTCAGGAAGGGCAAAGCGTTTGAGTACAACGGACCCAGGGAGAAGTACG GCATTGTCGACTTCATGAGTGAGCAGGCAGGACCCCCTTCTAAGCAGATACAGGCAGCAAAGCAAGTGCAGGAGCTTGTCAAAGATGGTGACGACGCAGTCATCGTTGGCATTTTCTCCAGCGAACAGGATGCAGCCTATGAGATCTACATCGAAGCCT GTAACGCTCTGAGGGAGGACTTCACCTTCCGTCACTCCTTCAGCTCCGAAGTGGCCAAGCTGCTGAAAGCGTCTGCTGGTCAAATTGTCATTATTCAGCCCGAAAAGTTCAACTCAAAGTATGAACCAGCCTCTCACAAGCTTACAGTCAAG GAGTCGATGTCGGTGTCTGAAGTCCAGGAGTTCTTCAAGAAACACTCCATTCCCCTGGTGGGTCACAGGAAACCCAGCAACGATGCCAAGCGCTACGCAAAGAGACCCCTGGTGGTCGTATATTACGGCATCGACTTCAGCTTCGACTACAGGATAG ccACGCAGTTCTGGAGGTCCAAGGTGCTGGATGTCGCCAAAGACTTTCCGGAGTACATGTTCGCCATCGCCGATGAGGAAGATTACGCCGAGGAGCTGAAGAGCCTGGGCCTGAGCGAGAGCGGCGAGGAAGTGAACGTTGGGATTTTGGCGGACGGAGGAAAGAAGTTCGCCATGGAGCCGGAGGAGTTTGACTCGGAGGTGCTGAGAGAATTTGTCGTTGCTTTTAAGAAAG GAAAGCTGCAACCCATCATCAAATCCCAACCAGTGCCAAAGAACAACAAGGGACCAGTTAAGGTCGTGGTGGGAAAGACCTTCGACGAAATCGTCATGGATACCCAAAAGGACGTCCTGATTGAGTTTTACGCTCCCTGGTGCGGCCACTGTAAGAAGCTGGAGCCTGAGTATGTGGCGCTTGGCAAAAAGTACAAATCCGAGAAGAACCTGGTGATCGCCAAGATGGACGCCACCGCCAACGACGTGCCGAACGACAGGTACAAAGTGGAAGGCTTCCCCACGATATATTTTGCCCCCAGTGGCAGCAAGCAGAGCCCGGTTAAATTTGAAGGTGGAGACAGAACAGTAGAGGCGCTCGGTAAGTTTGTAGAGCAGCACGCCACAAAGCTCCTAAAGAGAGACGAACTTTGA